One genomic segment of Hymenobacter psoromatis includes these proteins:
- a CDS encoding M43 family zinc metalloprotease: MVKFGALLPWLLALGPVAAQTLPPAGPRTCATQQADSYQQAQLQKRRPGYRTEKLTVGRLPLSTQRTAAATTYTLPVVVHIISDGEAVGVGSNLSQAQVQAQLDVLNEDYRNRNANGAGVPAPFQPLRADAQFQFVLAQRGPGGRALAEPGIDRVSRRALGFDAPPYAQAYIESTIKPATDWDPDQYVNVWVMGLSNNILGYAQYPDNTAGLAGLSALGGAANTDGVVVLTSAFGRAGSAAAPYDQGRTLTHELGHFLGLRHTWGDANCGDDYCPDTPPQLGPNYGCPTFPHVTTCSISPNGDLFQDFLDYANDACMALFSLDQKNRMQAVLAAGTPRRTVLLTSPALCTGAPLATTAATSGPVCAGSSATLTATGPAGASYDWSGPNGFVSTLQNPVLPATTLAMAGTYTVQVSVTTGACPGAASTVLVVSPAPPTPVLAASAATFCPSGGVGLTLSVTNPLVGGQYTWAVVSGDGLPAVVTTPSISVSPTQSSTYQLTVGVAGSACTTAATISVRALTPVWSGAAGTGSWFDAANWQGCVPSRTTDAVIPAGLATPYPTISGGTAEVRTLTQQGGLTLAGGELALYGDYAGTGLLAQTGGTVATRGAGAQRLRPGTYQALLVAGGGVKTIGPATVTQALILAGAILQADSALTLAPAATLTETDASYVLGQVQTTRAAGPATENFGGLGVRLAGVTTPDSIHVRRTTGQGQGTGAGLSISRYYDIAPAGNSPLGTTLALAYLPHELNSLPAAQLSLFQSTDDGATWRDQGATRRDATGAAVSRDYVAGLAGRWTLASAATPLPPAAVTYAIQAFPVPFTAEGLSIQVTTATAGPLDVQLYDVLGRAIYNRAVASVEVGTSLVPLLGSGQLQPGKYILVVRQGAQTAKLNVVRE, translated from the coding sequence ATGGTAAAATTCGGTGCGCTACTGCCGTGGCTGCTGGCGCTGGGGCCGGTGGCTGCCCAAACCCTACCCCCCGCCGGGCCGCGCACCTGCGCCACCCAGCAGGCCGACAGCTACCAGCAGGCCCAGCTGCAAAAGCGCCGGCCCGGCTACCGCACTGAAAAGCTGACCGTGGGCCGGCTCCCGCTCAGTACCCAGCGCACCGCGGCCGCCACTACTTACACGCTGCCGGTGGTGGTGCACATCATCTCGGATGGCGAGGCCGTGGGCGTGGGGAGTAATCTCAGCCAGGCGCAGGTGCAGGCGCAGCTTGATGTGCTGAACGAGGACTACCGCAACCGCAACGCCAACGGGGCGGGCGTGCCGGCCCCGTTTCAGCCGCTGCGGGCCGATGCGCAGTTTCAGTTCGTACTGGCTCAGCGCGGGCCGGGCGGCCGGGCGCTGGCCGAGCCGGGCATCGACCGCGTAAGCCGCCGCGCGCTGGGCTTCGACGCGCCGCCCTACGCGCAGGCGTATATCGAAAGCACCATCAAGCCGGCCACCGACTGGGACCCCGACCAGTACGTGAACGTCTGGGTGATGGGCCTGAGCAATAACATTTTGGGCTACGCCCAATACCCCGATAACACGGCCGGCCTGGCCGGCCTGAGCGCGCTGGGCGGCGCGGCCAATACCGACGGGGTAGTGGTGCTGACTTCGGCCTTCGGGCGGGCGGGCAGCGCGGCCGCGCCCTACGACCAGGGCCGCACCCTCACCCACGAGCTGGGCCACTTTCTGGGCCTGCGCCACACCTGGGGCGATGCCAACTGCGGCGACGACTACTGCCCCGACACACCGCCGCAGCTGGGGCCTAACTACGGCTGCCCCACTTTTCCGCACGTAACGACGTGCTCCATCAGCCCGAATGGCGACTTGTTCCAGGATTTTCTGGACTACGCCAACGATGCCTGCATGGCGCTGTTTTCTCTTGACCAGAAAAACCGGATGCAGGCCGTGCTGGCCGCTGGCACCCCGCGCCGCACGGTGCTGCTGACTTCGCCGGCCCTGTGCACGGGCGCGCCGCTGGCCACTACGGCGGCCACCAGCGGCCCGGTGTGCGCGGGTAGCAGCGCCACCCTCACCGCCACCGGCCCGGCCGGAGCCAGCTACGATTGGAGCGGCCCCAACGGCTTCGTGAGCACCCTGCAAAACCCCGTGCTGCCGGCCACTACGCTGGCAATGGCCGGCACCTATACCGTGCAAGTATCGGTAACGACTGGCGCGTGCCCCGGCGCAGCCAGCACCGTGCTCGTGGTAAGCCCGGCCCCGCCCACGCCGGTGCTGGCCGCCTCGGCCGCCACCTTCTGCCCAAGCGGGGGGGTAGGGCTGACGCTTTCCGTCACGAACCCGCTGGTGGGTGGCCAGTATACCTGGGCCGTGGTGAGCGGCGACGGGTTGCCGGCCGTGGTCACTACCCCCAGCATTAGCGTCAGCCCCACGCAGTCGTCTACCTACCAGCTAACGGTGGGCGTGGCCGGCTCAGCGTGCACGACCGCGGCTACGATAAGCGTGCGGGCCCTCACGCCGGTATGGAGCGGCGCGGCCGGCACCGGCAGCTGGTTCGACGCCGCCAACTGGCAGGGCTGTGTGCCCAGCCGCACCACCGATGCCGTGATTCCGGCCGGCCTGGCCACCCCCTACCCCACCATTAGCGGCGGTACGGCCGAGGTGCGCACCCTCACCCAGCAGGGCGGCCTCACGCTGGCCGGCGGCGAGCTGGCGCTGTATGGCGACTACGCCGGCACCGGCCTACTCGCCCAAACCGGCGGCACCGTGGCGACCCGCGGCGCGGGCGCGCAGCGCCTGCGGCCGGGCACTTACCAAGCACTGCTGGTGGCGGGTGGCGGGGTGAAAACCATCGGCCCGGCCACCGTTACGCAAGCGTTAATCCTAGCAGGGGCAATTTTGCAAGCCGACTCGGCACTTACGCTGGCCCCGGCCGCCACCCTTACTGAAACCGACGCCAGCTACGTGCTGGGCCAGGTGCAAACCACGCGCGCCGCTGGCCCGGCTACCGAAAACTTCGGCGGCCTGGGAGTGCGGCTGGCGGGTGTTACCACGCCCGATTCCATCCACGTGCGGCGCACTACGGGCCAGGGCCAGGGCACCGGCGCGGGCCTGAGCATCAGCCGCTATTACGATATTGCACCCGCCGGGAATAGCCCGCTGGGCACTACGCTGGCGCTGGCCTACCTGCCGCACGAGCTGAACAGCCTGCCCGCCGCCCAGCTCAGCTTGTTTCAATCGACGGACGACGGGGCCACCTGGCGCGACCAGGGCGCTACCCGGCGCGACGCGACCGGCGCGGCTGTAAGCCGCGACTACGTAGCCGGCCTCGCCGGTCGCTGGACGCTGGCCAGCGCCGCCACGCCCCTACCCCCGGCCGCCGTTACCTACGCCATCCAGGCGTTCCCTGTACCTTTCACGGCCGAGGGCCTTTCCATACAAGTAACCACCGCCACGGCCGGGCCGCTCGACGTGCAGCTCTACGACGTGCTGGGCCGCGCCATCTACAACCGCGCGGTGGCCAGCGTGGAAGTTGGCACTAGCCTGGTACCCCTGCTCGGCTCGGGCCAGCTCCAGCCCGGCAAGTACATTTTGGTAGTGCGCCAAGGCGCGCAAACTGCTAAGCTAAACGTAGTACGCGAGTAG
- the nfi gene encoding deoxyribonuclease V (cleaves DNA at apurinic or apyrimidinic sites), producing the protein MPYYRPPGPAPDPALVRDLTAQQNELRQRVRAEPLPHPPALIGGCDSSFPTPDTILSVFVVLKFPSLELVEKVYSYGPVPLPYVPGFLSFREAPNVVQAFAKLTHVPDIIMVDGHGIAHPRRVGIAAHLGVLLDRPTFGVAKHKLTGTYQEPGPEKGSLTPLTDPKTGELLGEVLRSKDRVLPLFVSPGHRCDQATATRLTLACLRGYKLPEPTRLADYWAEKFKVEVR; encoded by the coding sequence ATGCCCTACTACCGCCCGCCCGGCCCCGCGCCCGACCCGGCGCTGGTGCGCGACCTCACCGCGCAGCAAAACGAGCTGCGCCAGCGGGTGCGGGCCGAGCCCCTACCCCACCCGCCGGCCCTGATTGGCGGCTGCGACTCATCGTTTCCGACGCCCGACACCATTTTGTCGGTGTTCGTGGTGCTAAAATTTCCGTCCTTGGAATTGGTGGAGAAGGTATACAGCTACGGCCCCGTGCCGCTGCCCTACGTGCCGGGCTTCCTCTCGTTCCGCGAAGCGCCCAACGTGGTGCAAGCCTTCGCCAAGCTCACGCACGTGCCCGATATTATTATGGTGGATGGCCACGGCATCGCGCACCCGCGCCGGGTGGGCATTGCGGCGCACTTGGGCGTGCTGCTCGACCGGCCCACTTTCGGCGTAGCCAAGCATAAACTCACGGGCACTTACCAGGAGCCCGGCCCCGAGAAAGGCAGCCTTACCCCCCTCACCGACCCTAAAACGGGCGAGCTGCTGGGCGAAGTTTTGCGCAGCAAAGACCGGGTGCTGCCGCTGTTCGTCAGCCCCGGCCATCGCTGCGACCAGGCCACGGCCACGCGCCTCACCCTGGCCTGCCTGCGCGGCTACAAGCTGCCGGAGCCGACCCGTTTGGCTGATTATTGGGCCGAGAAGTTTAAGGTTGAGGTGCGCTAG
- a CDS encoding DUF1990 family protein, with the protein MPHPEQPAARGTGPRLERRYYLDVVRPRLAPAQLMAVVQADLPHFSPGLLADFERTSAGEGQPLRVGDEFRIKILGPWNGSVRVTAVGPTFFELVTLEGHPEAGRIHFEAHALDGRSDALRFEIRSLARSRDGLVAFAYDTIGGGRLVQAATWVEFCQRVGQASGGQALGPVTLETIRHAEDGSTQQETDHA; encoded by the coding sequence ATGCCTCACCCTGAGCAGCCCGCCGCGCGCGGCACCGGCCCGCGGCTGGAGCGCCGCTACTACCTTGACGTAGTGCGCCCGCGCCTAGCCCCGGCCCAACTAATGGCAGTGGTGCAGGCCGATTTGCCGCACTTCTCGCCCGGCCTGCTCGCCGATTTTGAGCGCACCAGCGCTGGCGAGGGTCAGCCGCTGCGCGTGGGCGACGAGTTCCGCATAAAAATCTTGGGTCCTTGGAACGGTAGCGTGCGCGTGACGGCCGTTGGCCCCACGTTTTTCGAGTTGGTGACGCTGGAGGGCCACCCCGAGGCCGGGCGCATCCACTTTGAGGCCCACGCCCTCGACGGCCGCTCCGACGCGCTGCGCTTCGAGATTCGCTCGCTGGCTCGTTCGCGCGATGGGCTGGTGGCTTTTGCTTATGACACCATTGGCGGCGGCCGGCTGGTGCAGGCCGCCACCTGGGTTGAGTTTTGCCAGCGTGTGGGCCAGGCCAGCGGCGGCCAGGCCCTAGGGCCGGTTACTCTCGAAACCATTCGCCACGCCGAAGATGGCTCCACGCAGCAGGAAACGGACCATGCCTAA
- a CDS encoding DUF1990 family protein, producing MPNRSTPPAPAWQQYRAQLAAYARTPVNYDDAQDPAAQTPAAGWRRDDYATDLPAEVPGPPAPAGAFAAAQGVLRRYAFPPPNLITGYFDPAQPLAERVMVLRAHFLVFYFTFGVRIVDVVDEAALPTPGGPERVWGYGYRTLEGHFERGQINFSLHKNLTTGAVQFRIGAVSQKGTIRNPFYWLGFKVFGRILQRRFARQSLARMRRLVGEALAAPQTKPAAPG from the coding sequence ATGCCTAACCGCTCTACCCCCCCCGCGCCCGCCTGGCAGCAGTACCGCGCCCAGCTGGCGGCCTATGCCCGCACGCCTGTCAACTACGACGATGCCCAGGACCCGGCCGCGCAAACGCCCGCCGCCGGCTGGCGGCGCGACGACTACGCCACCGACCTGCCCGCCGAGGTCCCCGGCCCGCCCGCGCCGGCCGGCGCGTTTGCCGCCGCCCAAGGCGTGCTGCGGCGCTACGCCTTCCCGCCGCCCAACCTTATCACCGGTTATTTTGACCCCGCCCAGCCGCTGGCCGAGCGCGTGATGGTGCTGCGGGCGCACTTTCTGGTCTTCTATTTCACCTTCGGGGTGCGGATTGTGGACGTGGTGGACGAGGCCGCCCTACCCACCCCCGGCGGCCCCGAGCGCGTGTGGGGCTACGGCTACCGCACCCTGGAAGGCCACTTCGAGCGGGGCCAGATTAACTTCTCCCTCCACAAAAACCTGACGACCGGCGCGGTGCAGTTTCGCATTGGGGCCGTGTCGCAGAAGGGCACCATTCGCAACCCCTTCTACTGGCTGGGCTTCAAGGTGTTTGGCCGAATTTTGCAGCGCCGCTTCGCCCGGCAGTCGCTGGCGCGGATGCGCCGCCTGGTAGGCGAGGCCCTGGCCGCGCCCCAAACAAAGCCCGCCGCTCCGGGTTAA
- a CDS encoding NAD(P)-dependent alcohol dehydrogenase, translated as MPATKAYAAPAANVPLAPFSVERRAPGAHDVQIDILFCGVCHSDLHQIRDEWGGSIFPMVPGHEIVGRISAVGDHVTKFKVGDLAGVGCMVDSCRTCPSCQDGLEQYCETTGMVGTYNAREIGTGQPTYGGYSQQIVVDEKYTLKVSEKLDLARVAPLLCAGITTYSPLRQWKVGPGHRVAVMGLGGLGHMAVKFAAALGAEVTVLSTSPEKEADAKALGAHKFVATKDKEQLKAVTNYFDFIINTVSAQLDLGTYVNLLRRDGTMILLGVPTEAPHLHAFNLIAKRRRVAGSLIGGIAETQEMLDFCAEHNIMSDIELIDIQHINEAYERMLKGDVKYRFVIDVASLN; from the coding sequence ATGCCTGCTACTAAAGCTTATGCGGCCCCGGCCGCCAATGTTCCGCTTGCCCCTTTCAGCGTCGAGCGCCGCGCCCCCGGCGCGCACGACGTGCAAATTGATATCCTATTCTGCGGCGTGTGCCACTCCGACCTGCACCAGATTCGGGACGAGTGGGGCGGCTCCATCTTCCCGATGGTGCCGGGCCACGAAATCGTTGGTCGTATATCGGCCGTGGGTGACCACGTAACCAAGTTCAAAGTCGGCGACCTGGCCGGCGTGGGCTGCATGGTGGACTCGTGCCGCACCTGCCCCAGTTGCCAGGATGGCCTGGAGCAATACTGCGAAACCACCGGCATGGTGGGCACCTACAACGCCCGCGAAATCGGCACCGGCCAGCCCACCTACGGCGGCTACTCGCAGCAGATTGTGGTAGATGAGAAGTACACCCTGAAGGTGAGCGAGAAGCTCGACCTGGCGCGCGTGGCCCCGCTGCTGTGCGCTGGCATCACTACCTACTCGCCCCTGCGCCAGTGGAAAGTAGGCCCTGGCCACCGCGTGGCCGTGATGGGCCTCGGCGGCCTGGGCCACATGGCCGTCAAGTTTGCCGCCGCCCTGGGCGCGGAAGTCACCGTGCTCAGCACCTCGCCCGAAAAAGAGGCCGATGCCAAAGCCCTCGGCGCGCACAAGTTCGTGGCTACCAAGGACAAGGAGCAGCTGAAGGCGGTGACCAACTACTTCGACTTCATTATCAACACCGTATCGGCCCAGCTCGACCTGGGTACTTACGTGAACCTGCTGCGCCGCGACGGCACCATGATTTTGCTGGGCGTGCCCACCGAGGCTCCGCACCTGCACGCGTTCAACCTTATTGCCAAGCGCCGCCGCGTGGCCGGCTCGCTCATCGGCGGCATCGCCGAAACCCAGGAAATGCTCGACTTCTGCGCCGAGCACAATATCATGTCAGATATCGAACTAATTGATATCCAGCACATCAACGAGGCTTACGAGCGGATGTTGAAGGGCGATGTGAAGTACCGCTTCGTCATCGACGTGGCTTCGCTGAACTAG
- a CDS encoding DUF4468 domain-containing protein yields MKYALVFLVLVATLLPAHAQVGQGKALQLPHRWVNPLPIDSATGKVSYRAVVQAPGLSEAELYKRAKQWLAEAPSTTKMPLLTDDAAVGRLVGQTGELVRQNFLGANVQVPLWRTITIEVKPGRFRYQITDFAFDSGKGLGVVTPIENYLTPNVLTFDANGYPLPVLQSTIEAIQRSGRQQASAIRQRVSGKSQDDNW; encoded by the coding sequence ATGAAATACGCTCTTGTTTTTTTGGTACTGGTAGCCACGCTGTTGCCAGCCCACGCCCAGGTGGGTCAGGGAAAAGCACTCCAGCTGCCCCACCGCTGGGTCAACCCCCTACCCATCGACTCGGCCACCGGCAAGGTGAGCTACCGGGCGGTGGTGCAGGCCCCCGGCCTCTCGGAAGCTGAGCTGTATAAGCGCGCTAAGCAGTGGCTGGCCGAGGCTCCCAGCACCACTAAAATGCCCCTGCTAACCGATGATGCTGCCGTCGGCCGCCTCGTGGGCCAGACGGGCGAGCTGGTGCGGCAGAATTTTCTCGGGGCCAACGTGCAGGTGCCGCTCTGGCGCACCATCACGATTGAGGTGAAGCCCGGCCGTTTCCGCTACCAGATTACCGATTTCGCCTTCGATAGCGGCAAGGGCTTGGGTGTGGTAACGCCCATCGAGAACTACTTGACTCCTAATGTTCTCACCTTCGATGCCAACGGCTACCCCCTGCCCGTGCTGCAATCCACCATCGAAGCTATCCAGCGCAGTGGCCGCCAGCAGGCCAGCGCCATCCGCCAGCGTGTCAGTGGCAAAAGCCAGGATGATAACTGGTGA
- a CDS encoding M20/M25/M40 family metallo-hydrolase codes for MGSSFFRWLPLLGLGLFAGLAIWLMRPPRPVPATAPATEFSAYRALHDVAVVARQAHPTGSAANVAVHDYLLRRCRELGLQVTTQDTSILLAERGQLVGGRVHNLIARLPGSVPGGRAVLVLAHYDSQPHAPGAGDDGAGVAAMLETVRALRAGPPLRHDVIWLFSDGEEAGLLGARAYAADTARLRRTVGVALNFEGRGNAGPSLTFEVSPGNGWVMREYARAAPYPLASSLFYEAYRHLPNDTDFTPLRQAGLTGLNFAFVGGYPYYHSPADTPAHLSLSSLQHHGSYMLSLVRHFGSISLAQTKAPDETFFNPLGTWLVRYPAAWNLWLTSLTGGLLLLVLVLAGQRGQLSWGSLLGGALAWLLGLALVLAAGWGLLALVAAWYPQYSAFYDRAAYNAPAYQAALLLLGLALFSGYYGGLSCYVRPGSLVGGALLLVAGLLGLLQWQAASSAFLLSLPLLAATLAWGLRLRRVASPNRPAAASFSEWLLALPAVALLAPVMHLLLIIFGLSNLVLVALLLLSVLLALLLPILLCVLGRPGAAGRPPTSSWALPGLALAGMVAALAVGHATRLPTPDQPQQTHLFYALDAAHGRAYWLSAAARPDAWTRAVLPQPQFGPLPALYPQSPAPVLHQAAPVLKLAAPTLVVLADSQAAGQRWLRLRLLPGRPAVSSLLIAFPEAGRLRALRLAGQAIAAGGPHPASLTFFAPRPTGEILQLTLAGRGPLHLAVTTRCLGLPPVPVLSPLPATMVPMPGYNSFTTQVRQEFSF; via the coding sequence ATGGGTTCTTCCTTCTTTCGCTGGTTGCCGCTGCTGGGGCTGGGGCTTTTCGCCGGGCTGGCCATCTGGCTGATGCGGCCGCCCCGCCCGGTGCCCGCCACCGCGCCGGCCACTGAGTTTTCGGCCTATCGCGCCCTGCACGACGTGGCCGTGGTGGCCCGGCAGGCGCACCCGACCGGCTCGGCGGCCAACGTAGCCGTGCATGACTACCTGCTGCGACGCTGCCGCGAGCTGGGCCTGCAGGTTACTACCCAGGATACCAGCATCCTGCTGGCTGAGCGCGGCCAGCTGGTGGGAGGCCGCGTCCATAACCTCATCGCCCGACTACCCGGCTCCGTGCCGGGTGGCCGGGCGGTGCTGGTACTGGCCCACTACGACTCGCAGCCCCACGCGCCGGGGGCCGGCGACGACGGTGCGGGCGTGGCCGCCATGCTCGAAACCGTGCGGGCGCTGCGGGCGGGGCCACCCCTACGGCACGATGTTATCTGGCTGTTCAGCGACGGCGAGGAGGCCGGTCTGCTCGGGGCCAGGGCCTACGCCGCCGACACGGCCCGCCTGCGCCGCACGGTGGGGGTAGCCCTCAACTTCGAGGGCCGGGGCAACGCCGGCCCGAGCCTCACCTTCGAGGTGAGCCCCGGCAACGGCTGGGTGATGCGCGAGTACGCCCGCGCCGCGCCCTACCCCCTCGCGTCGTCGCTGTTCTACGAAGCCTACCGCCACCTGCCCAACGATACCGATTTCACGCCGCTGCGCCAGGCGGGCCTCACGGGTTTAAACTTTGCCTTCGTGGGGGGCTACCCCTACTACCACAGCCCAGCCGACACGCCCGCCCACCTGAGCCTAAGCTCGCTTCAACACCACGGCTCGTACATGCTGAGCCTGGTGCGGCACTTTGGCAGCATTTCGCTGGCGCAAACCAAGGCTCCCGACGAGACGTTTTTCAACCCCCTCGGTACCTGGCTGGTGCGCTACCCGGCCGCCTGGAACCTGTGGCTGACTAGCCTGACGGGCGGCCTGCTGCTACTGGTGCTAGTCCTGGCCGGGCAGCGGGGCCAGCTGAGCTGGGGCAGCCTGCTGGGCGGGGCGCTGGCCTGGTTGCTGGGGCTAGCGCTGGTGCTGGCGGCCGGCTGGGGCCTACTGGCGCTGGTAGCGGCGTGGTACCCCCAATACAGCGCGTTCTACGACCGGGCCGCCTACAACGCACCGGCCTATCAGGCAGCGCTGCTGCTACTGGGGCTGGCCTTATTCAGCGGCTACTACGGCGGGCTGAGCTGCTACGTGCGGCCGGGCTCGCTGGTAGGCGGGGCGCTGCTGCTCGTGGCCGGGCTGCTGGGGCTGCTTCAGTGGCAGGCGGCGTCTTCGGCCTTTTTGTTGAGTTTGCCGCTGCTGGCGGCTACGCTGGCCTGGGGCTTGCGGCTACGCCGGGTGGCCAGCCCGAACCGCCCGGCCGCCGCCAGCTTCAGCGAGTGGCTGCTAGCCCTGCCAGCGGTGGCGCTGCTGGCACCCGTCATGCATTTACTGCTGATAATCTTTGGGTTAAGTAATCTGGTGCTGGTAGCGCTGCTGCTGCTAAGCGTGCTTTTAGCCTTACTACTTCCCATATTGCTGTGTGTATTGGGGCGGCCGGGGGCAGCCGGGCGGCCACCAACCAGCAGCTGGGCCCTGCCGGGGCTGGCGCTGGCCGGCATGGTCGCCGCGCTGGCCGTGGGCCACGCCACCCGCCTGCCTACCCCCGACCAGCCTCAGCAAACGCACTTGTTCTACGCCCTCGATGCGGCCCACGGGCGGGCCTACTGGCTGTCGGCCGCCGCCCGGCCCGATGCTTGGACGCGCGCCGTGCTGCCCCAGCCGCAGTTTGGGCCGCTACCGGCGCTTTATCCGCAGTCGCCCGCGCCCGTGCTGCACCAAGCGGCCCCAGTGCTGAAGCTAGCGGCCCCTACCCTGGTTGTGCTCGCCGATAGCCAGGCCGCCGGGCAGCGGTGGCTGCGCCTGCGCCTATTGCCCGGCCGGCCGGCGGTTAGCAGCCTGCTTATCGCTTTTCCTGAGGCCGGGCGGCTGCGGGCACTGCGGCTAGCCGGCCAAGCCATAGCGGCTGGCGGCCCGCACCCAGCCAGCCTCACCTTCTTCGCCCCGCGCCCCACCGGCGAAATTCTTCAACTAACGCTGGCTGGCCGGGGACCGCTGCATCTGGCCGTAACCACTCGCTGCTTAGGCTTGCCACCGGTGCCCGTCCTATCCCCCCTGCCCGCTACGATGGTACCCATGCCCGGCTACAACAGCTTCACCACGCAAGTCAGGCAGGAGTTTTCTTTTTAG